A genomic window from Parvularcula sp. LCG005 includes:
- a CDS encoding DUF2306 domain-containing protein: protein MTERHPQTRRADLFLKGTGIFWYIVAAIGQAIFIYYIFAFYGEATVQNDLGSLNEKDVITGIVDGDETGNFLFITHALGAAVITLGGLLQLIPAIRRYAPAFHRWNGRIFMLMAYMMALGGLMMVWVRGSYTSMAGAVGITGNALCIILFATIALRLAMRRRINEHRKWAMRLFLAANGVWFIRVFVMAWIIINQSPRWLGDGLEGPAGVAISFAAFFLPVAVLQLYFAAQDSRSAAPKYIMGGGLILGTLIMAMGIFGATLFMWGPHF, encoded by the coding sequence ATGACCGAACGCCACCCACAAACCCGACGCGCCGATCTGTTTCTGAAAGGCACCGGCATTTTCTGGTATATCGTCGCGGCGATAGGGCAGGCAATCTTCATCTACTACATCTTCGCCTTTTACGGTGAAGCGACCGTCCAGAATGATCTTGGCTCGCTTAACGAGAAGGACGTCATCACCGGCATCGTCGATGGGGATGAGACCGGGAATTTCCTGTTCATCACCCACGCGCTGGGTGCGGCGGTCATCACCCTTGGCGGCCTTTTGCAGCTCATCCCCGCCATCAGGCGGTATGCTCCCGCTTTTCACCGGTGGAACGGGCGGATCTTCATGCTCATGGCCTACATGATGGCCCTTGGCGGCCTGATGATGGTGTGGGTCAGGGGGAGCTACACCTCCATGGCCGGTGCGGTCGGCATCACGGGCAATGCGCTGTGCATCATCCTCTTTGCTACGATCGCCCTTCGCCTCGCCATGCGGCGCCGCATCAATGAGCATCGCAAATGGGCAATGCGACTGTTTCTGGCGGCCAATGGCGTGTGGTTTATTCGCGTCTTTGTGATGGCGTGGATCATCATCAACCAGAGCCCCCGCTGGCTCGGTGACGGGCTGGAGGGGCCAGCCGGTGTCGCGATATCCTTCGCCGCCTTTTTTCTGCCTGTTGCCGTGCTGCAGCTTTACTTTGCGGCGCAGGACAGCAGGAGCGCCGCGCCCAAATACATCATGGGCGGCGGCCTCATCCTTGGCACGCTAATCATGGCAATGGGCATTTTCGGTGCCACCCTGTTCATGTGGGGCCCGCATTTCTGA
- a CDS encoding class I SAM-dependent methyltransferase, producing MQETDVYDPAFVKSVFDRCSEKYIAFSYVASLGFTERWRRQCVAKLDKTTSPSPIAYDLMAGTGEVWPHLLKKYPDLGSITAIDLSSGMHRRAIERLHTHRAHRIDFIEDDVLASDLPDSGADFVVSTFGLKTFNREQHAKLAKLLARVLKSGGSFSLIEASDPKGWFLRPLYNFHLHTVLPLIERFFLKGAQDFAMIGTYTANFGNAAAFADMLRAEGLEVRFQKHFFGCATSVSGHKPDPVHSILRRNGHPVERRAASGRCLP from the coding sequence ATGCAGGAAACAGACGTTTACGACCCGGCCTTCGTGAAAAGCGTCTTCGATCGCTGTTCGGAAAAATACATAGCCTTCAGCTACGTGGCATCACTGGGTTTTACTGAGCGCTGGCGCAGGCAGTGCGTGGCCAAGCTCGACAAGACGACATCGCCATCACCGATTGCCTATGATCTAATGGCAGGAACGGGGGAGGTATGGCCCCACCTTCTAAAAAAATATCCGGATTTAGGCAGCATCACGGCCATTGACCTGTCATCGGGCATGCACAGACGCGCCATCGAACGACTGCACACCCACAGGGCCCACCGGATTGATTTTATCGAAGATGATGTTTTGGCCAGCGATCTGCCAGATTCAGGCGCTGATTTTGTCGTTTCAACCTTTGGGCTCAAAACGTTCAATAGAGAGCAACATGCAAAACTGGCCAAGCTGCTTGCCCGTGTCCTGAAATCAGGCGGCAGTTTCAGCCTGATAGAAGCGTCGGACCCAAAGGGCTGGTTTCTTCGGCCCCTCTACAATTTTCATCTGCACACGGTCCTGCCGCTCATCGAACGGTTCTTCCTGAAAGGCGCACAAGATTTTGCCATGATAGGGACGTACACGGCCAATTTTGGCAACGCTGCGGCCTTTGCTGATATGCTGAGAGCCGAGGGACTGGAAGTCCGCTTTCAGAAACACTTCTTTGGCTGTGCGACCAGCGTCAGCGGTCACAAGCCTGACCCTGTTCATTCGATATTACGTCGCAACGGTCACCCCGTCGAAAGGCGCGCGGCGTCTGGCCGGTGTCTTCCTTGA
- a CDS encoding putative quinol monooxygenase: MYGQIGKFTAAPGRRDDLIAVLLNGTKDMPGCLSYVIAKDAQNGDVIWITETWDTKESHAASLQLPAVQHAIAQAKPMIAGMERTAQTEPLASFYHQNA, translated from the coding sequence ATGTACGGACAGATTGGAAAATTCACCGCCGCTCCAGGCAGACGCGATGACCTGATCGCTGTCCTGTTGAACGGCACAAAGGACATGCCCGGCTGCCTCAGCTACGTCATCGCAAAGGATGCGCAGAACGGGGATGTCATCTGGATCACCGAAACCTGGGATACCAAAGAAAGCCACGCCGCGTCGCTGCAGCTGCCTGCTGTTCAGCACGCCATCGCGCAGGCCAAACCGATGATCGCCGGGATGGAGCGGACGGCCCAGACCGAGCCGCTCGCCAGTTTTTATCATCAGAACGCGTAG
- a CDS encoding alpha/beta hydrolase: protein MKHLASMVLGAVLLVAPGPGVAAEPPEYPFTPDSLVQDNVAKGDLKGPFEFHSEVFDGTVRQYWIYVPQGYDAVSPPDLLVFQDGQRATNLNGSLRIPTVLDNLIAKGDIPPTLGVFITPGHLSEHYPDDLGMSNPDHRWQEYDQLDDDYATMLIDELLPVVAEDYSFSDDPADRIIGGTSSGAIAAFTVGWHRPNQFGKVISFIGSYTSIAYRPELDVPLERGGDAYPAMIRKLPIRPLKIFLQDGSNDIDNEHGNWFLANQQMLAALNYANRAADERGDDGPRYVIDHVWGEGGHSDQHGGAILPDVLRWMAAD, encoded by the coding sequence ATGAAACACTTGGCATCAATGGTTCTGGGCGCTGTCTTGCTGGTAGCGCCGGGGCCTGGCGTGGCGGCAGAACCTCCCGAATACCCTTTCACCCCGGATTCGCTTGTACAGGATAACGTCGCGAAAGGTGACCTGAAGGGCCCCTTCGAATTCCATAGCGAGGTGTTTGACGGCACTGTCCGGCAGTACTGGATCTATGTGCCTCAGGGATATGACGCGGTGTCACCGCCTGATCTTCTCGTGTTTCAGGATGGCCAGCGTGCGACGAATCTTAATGGCTCGCTGCGCATCCCGACCGTCCTCGACAATCTCATTGCCAAGGGTGACATCCCCCCGACGCTCGGCGTTTTCATCACGCCCGGCCATCTGAGCGAGCATTATCCGGATGATCTGGGCATGAGCAATCCAGACCATCGCTGGCAGGAATATGACCAGCTGGACGACGACTACGCGACAATGCTGATTGATGAGCTGTTGCCCGTTGTGGCGGAGGATTACAGCTTTTCCGATGACCCCGCTGATCGCATCATCGGCGGCACCAGCAGCGGGGCGATTGCGGCCTTCACCGTGGGCTGGCACCGTCCGAACCAGTTTGGCAAGGTCATCAGCTTTATCGGCAGCTACACGTCCATTGCCTATCGGCCCGAGCTGGACGTGCCGCTGGAGCGTGGCGGCGATGCCTACCCCGCCATGATCCGCAAACTGCCGATCCGCCCCCTGAAGATTTTCCTGCAGGACGGCTCCAACGATATCGACAATGAGCATGGCAACTGGTTCCTCGCCAATCAGCAGATGCTGGCCGCGCTCAACTACGCCAATCGCGCGGCCGATGAGCGGGGCGATGACGGCCCCCGTTACGTCATCGACCACGTGTGGGGCGAAGGCGGACATTCGGATCAGCATGGCGGGGCCATCCTGCCCGATGTCCTGCGCTGGATGGCGGCGGACTGA
- the uvrA gene encoding excinuclease ABC subunit UvrA encodes MSLKSISVVGAREHNLKNISVELPRDSLVVVTGLSGSGKSSLAFDTIYAEGQRRYVESLSAYARQFLELMQKPDVDQIDGLSPAIAIEQKTTSKNPRSTVATVTEIYDYMRLLWARVGVPYSPTTGLPITSQTVSEMVDRLMTEPEGARFYLLAPMIRGRKGEYRKEFAELLKKGFQRVRVDGTFHDIADVPALDKKLKHDIDVVVDRIVVKEGIEQRLAESFETALDLADGIAVAESADKGKEDHKITFSAKFACPVSGFTIDEIEPRLFSFNSPQGACPVCDGLGTKMEFDPALVVPDPHLSLRNGAIAAWSKTQSPYYTQTLAALGKKYGFSVEDKWKDLTAAQKNKILLGTKGEKVQFVYDDGIRRYDTTKTFEGVLPNLERRWRETDSSWVREDMEKYQSVSPCDACDGQRLRPEALAVKVGERNISEVTSKSIRDADAWFADIDKSFTPKQKSIAVRILKEIRDRLHFLNSVGLDYLGLARASGTLSGGESQRIRLASQIGSGLTGVLYVLDEPSIGLHQRDNDRLLDTLRRLKGLGNTVIVVEHDEDAIRTADYVLDIGPGAGVHGGNVVAAGTPAEIEANENSITGAYLSGRMEVPVPAERRVFDPKRVITVIGASSNNLQNVTAEFPIGLLTCVTGVSGGGKSTLTIETLYKSAARKLMKAKTVPGMHDRIDGLEQLDKVIDIDQSPIGRTPRSNPATYTGAFGPIRDWFSELPESKARGYKPGRFSFNVKGGRCEACQGDGVIKIEMHFLPDVYVTCDTCKGKRYNRETLEVQFKGKSIADVLDMTVEEGAKFFSAVPSIRNKLATLNRVGLGYVKIGQQATTLSGGEAQRVKLAKELSKVATGRTLYILDEPTTGLHFEDVRKLMEVIQELVDTGNTVVIIEHNLDVIKQADWLIDIGPEGGDGGGEIVAAGTPEDVADEMRSHTGRFLKPMLERSAKPRQPARKAATKKTAAKKATAKKPPRRRQRK; translated from the coding sequence TTGTCCTTGAAATCCATCAGCGTCGTTGGCGCCCGCGAACATAATCTCAAGAACATCTCGGTTGAGCTGCCGCGCGATTCGCTGGTGGTGGTCACCGGCCTGTCGGGCTCGGGCAAGTCCTCCCTCGCCTTTGATACGATCTATGCGGAGGGGCAGCGGCGCTATGTGGAAAGCCTGTCGGCCTATGCGCGCCAGTTCCTCGAGCTGATGCAGAAGCCCGATGTGGACCAGATCGATGGACTGTCACCGGCAATCGCGATCGAACAGAAGACCACGTCCAAGAACCCGCGTTCCACCGTCGCCACGGTGACGGAGATTTACGACTATATGCGCCTCCTCTGGGCGCGAGTCGGGGTCCCCTACTCACCGACGACCGGCCTGCCCATCACGTCCCAGACGGTTTCCGAGATGGTCGACCGGCTGATGACAGAGCCCGAGGGCGCGCGGTTTTATCTGCTCGCCCCGATGATCCGGGGGCGGAAGGGTGAATATCGCAAGGAATTCGCCGAGCTGCTGAAGAAAGGCTTCCAGCGCGTGCGCGTGGATGGAACCTTTCACGATATAGCGGACGTCCCTGCCCTTGATAAAAAGCTGAAGCACGACATCGACGTGGTCGTCGACCGGATCGTCGTAAAGGAAGGGATCGAGCAGCGTCTGGCTGAAAGCTTCGAGACGGCGCTGGACCTGGCTGACGGCATTGCGGTGGCGGAGAGTGCGGACAAGGGCAAGGAAGATCACAAGATCACCTTCTCCGCCAAATTCGCCTGCCCCGTATCTGGCTTCACCATCGACGAGATCGAGCCGCGGCTATTCTCCTTCAACTCGCCCCAAGGGGCCTGCCCGGTCTGCGATGGCCTCGGCACGAAGATGGAATTTGATCCCGCACTGGTCGTGCCGGATCCGCACCTGTCCTTGCGTAATGGCGCCATTGCGGCGTGGTCCAAGACCCAGAGCCCCTATTACACCCAGACGCTTGCAGCATTGGGCAAGAAATACGGCTTCTCCGTTGAGGACAAATGGAAAGACCTGACCGCTGCGCAGAAGAACAAGATCCTGCTTGGGACCAAGGGGGAGAAGGTCCAGTTCGTGTACGATGATGGCATTCGCCGTTATGATACGACGAAGACATTCGAAGGTGTTCTGCCCAATCTCGAACGGCGTTGGCGGGAAACGGATTCCTCATGGGTGCGCGAGGATATGGAGAAGTACCAGTCGGTCTCTCCCTGCGACGCCTGCGATGGCCAGCGCCTGCGGCCCGAAGCCCTGGCCGTGAAGGTCGGTGAGCGGAACATTTCAGAGGTCACATCCAAATCCATCCGGGATGCCGACGCGTGGTTTGCGGATATCGACAAGAGTTTTACGCCCAAGCAGAAAAGTATTGCCGTACGCATCCTGAAGGAAATTCGGGACCGGCTGCACTTCCTCAATTCTGTTGGCCTCGACTATCTTGGCCTGGCCCGCGCGTCCGGCACTCTGTCCGGCGGGGAGAGTCAGCGGATCAGACTGGCCTCCCAGATTGGTTCGGGGCTGACCGGCGTTCTTTATGTGCTGGATGAGCCGTCGATTGGCCTGCACCAGCGTGACAATGACCGACTGCTCGATACCCTCCGTCGACTGAAGGGTCTGGGCAATACGGTGATCGTGGTTGAGCATGACGAAGACGCGATCCGGACCGCCGACTACGTGCTCGACATCGGACCCGGCGCAGGGGTGCATGGCGGAAATGTCGTGGCTGCCGGCACGCCCGCCGAAATCGAGGCGAACGAAAATTCCATTACCGGTGCCTATCTGTCCGGCCGGATGGAAGTACCCGTCCCGGCCGAACGTCGGGTGTTCGACCCGAAGCGGGTCATCACGGTGATCGGCGCGAGCTCAAACAATCTGCAGAACGTGACGGCTGAGTTTCCGATCGGACTTCTGACCTGTGTCACCGGCGTCTCGGGCGGCGGGAAATCCACCCTGACGATTGAGACCCTGTACAAATCAGCTGCGCGCAAGCTGATGAAGGCGAAGACCGTGCCGGGGATGCATGACCGCATTGACGGTCTCGAGCAGCTCGACAAGGTTATCGATATCGATCAGTCGCCAATCGGCCGTACACCGCGATCCAATCCGGCCACCTATACCGGCGCGTTCGGGCCGATCCGTGACTGGTTTTCAGAGCTGCCTGAATCGAAAGCCCGGGGCTACAAGCCGGGCCGTTTCTCCTTCAATGTGAAGGGTGGTCGGTGCGAGGCCTGCCAGGGTGACGGCGTCATCAAGATCGAGATGCACTTCCTGCCCGACGTGTACGTCACGTGCGATACCTGCAAGGGCAAGCGCTATAACCGCGAAACGCTCGAGGTGCAGTTCAAGGGCAAGTCGATTGCCGATGTGCTCGACATGACCGTTGAGGAAGGCGCGAAATTTTTCTCCGCCGTGCCGTCCATCCGCAACAAGCTGGCCACGCTCAATCGCGTGGGCCTCGGCTATGTGAAGATCGGACAGCAGGCGACGACCCTGTCTGGTGGTGAGGCGCAACGGGTCAAGCTGGCCAAGGAGTTGAGCAAGGTGGCCACGGGCCGCACGCTTTATATTCTTGATGAACCAACCACGGGCCTGCATTTCGAAGATGTCCGTAAGCTGATGGAAGTGATTCAGGAACTCGTCGACACCGGCAACACGGTCGTCATCATCGAACACAATCTCGATGTCATCAAGCAGGCGGACTGGCTCATCGATATCGGTCCTGAGGGCGGTGACGGCGGCGGTGAGATCGTGGCGGCGGGCACGCCGGAAGACGTCGCAGACGAAATGCGCAGCCATACTGGTCGCTTCCTCAAGCCTATGCTGGAGCGGTCAGCAAAGCCGCGTCAGCCGGCGCGCAAAGCTGCGACGAAAAAGACCGCGGCCAAAAAGGCGACGGCGAAAAAGCCACCAAGAAGACGGCAAAGAAAATGA
- the ssb gene encoding single-stranded DNA-binding protein codes for MAGSVNKVILIGNLGQDPEVRAFSNGGQVCNLSIATSESWKDKSTGERRERTEWHRVSIMSEPLVRVAQNYLKKGSKVYIEGQLETRKWQDKDGQDRYTTEVVLRPYRSELTMLDGRGDNAGGGYGQQISGGASSGGGSNPGYEDRGSKFELDDEIPF; via the coding sequence ATGGCAGGTAGTGTGAACAAGGTCATTCTGATTGGCAATCTGGGCCAGGATCCTGAAGTGCGTGCATTCAGCAATGGCGGCCAAGTCTGCAACCTGTCCATCGCCACATCCGAAAGCTGGAAGGACAAGAGCACCGGTGAGCGCCGCGAGCGCACCGAGTGGCACCGTGTCTCGATCATGTCCGAACCGCTCGTCCGCGTGGCGCAGAACTATCTGAAAAAAGGCTCGAAAGTCTATATCGAGGGCCAGCTTGAGACTCGCAAATGGCAGGATAAGGATGGTCAGGACCGGTACACGACTGAGGTTGTGCTGCGCCCTTATCGCTCTGAGCTGACCATGCTCGACGGCCGCGGCGACAATGCCGGCGGCGGCTATGGCCAACAGATTTCGGGCGGCGCGTCATCCGGTGGCGGCAGTAATCCGGGTTATGAAGATCGCGGCTCGAAGTTCGAGCTGGATGACGAAATCCCGTTCTAA
- a CDS encoding AraC family transcriptional regulator, translated as MTFGAMNLFVLTSTATVTLALWFVVDQLRRKPLCQLNVVAAFFAVAIGSFIFSAVYGDRLGPLLPVFGFLCVAGCGWSWLLSRSLFDPARAGERWPFALVALLSLSGFGGQFLPDGWAWSGAFRQVTGMMSSTVLLMSLFEAWRGIGLAMSRAEGRFRVTFIIGYLCLLLFAVIIVDNAPAGSFFAREAETVRVLMAMAALAGGIAAVRYRQRHPVTAQRKARKSEPVAGAGLDRLALKVGRTLSAEDVFTTPNLKIGDLAQILGEPDYKVTQAITTGLGFANFNRCLNSYRVDMAKRLLVDPAHRNTSILDIAMSCGFGSIGPFNRAFKEDTGQTPRAFRRGDRCDVISNEQGQACDR; from the coding sequence ATGACATTCGGGGCAATGAACCTCTTTGTGCTGACCTCGACGGCGACGGTCACCCTCGCCCTCTGGTTCGTCGTAGATCAGTTGCGCCGGAAACCGCTTTGCCAGCTCAATGTCGTGGCGGCGTTCTTCGCGGTTGCGATCGGCAGTTTTATCTTCAGCGCGGTGTACGGCGACAGATTGGGGCCGCTGCTGCCTGTGTTTGGCTTTCTTTGTGTAGCGGGATGTGGCTGGTCGTGGCTCCTGTCGCGGTCCCTGTTTGACCCGGCGCGGGCGGGCGAACGATGGCCGTTCGCTCTGGTGGCACTGTTGAGCCTTAGCGGGTTTGGCGGTCAGTTCCTTCCTGATGGCTGGGCGTGGAGCGGCGCGTTCCGTCAGGTCACGGGGATGATGAGCTCAACTGTTCTTCTCATGTCATTGTTTGAGGCCTGGAGGGGGATTGGTCTTGCCATGTCGCGCGCCGAGGGGCGTTTCCGGGTGACCTTCATCATCGGCTATCTGTGCCTTCTGCTTTTCGCCGTAATCATCGTGGACAATGCGCCGGCAGGCTCGTTCTTCGCGCGCGAAGCGGAAACGGTTCGCGTGCTGATGGCGATGGCCGCCCTGGCGGGGGGCATCGCGGCCGTGCGGTACCGCCAACGCCACCCGGTGACGGCGCAGCGCAAGGCGCGCAAATCTGAGCCCGTGGCCGGCGCTGGTCTCGATCGTCTGGCGCTGAAGGTCGGGCGCACCCTGTCCGCCGAGGATGTCTTTACGACCCCTAATCTGAAAATCGGCGATCTGGCCCAGATTTTGGGTGAGCCAGACTATAAGGTGACGCAGGCGATTACGACCGGTCTAGGCTTTGCCAACTTCAATCGCTGTCTCAACAGCTACCGGGTCGACATGGCCAAACGCCTGCTGGTCGATCCGGCGCATCGGAACACCTCCATCCTGGACATCGCCATGAGCTGCGGCTTTGGCTCCATCGGCCCGTTCAACCGCGCGTTCAAGGAAGACACCGGCCAGACGCCGCGCGCCTTTCGACGGGGTGACCGTTGCGACGTAATATCGAATGAACAGGGTCAGGCTTGTGACCGCTGA
- a CDS encoding TonB-dependent receptor, translating into MKQKLVLSTAACAVAVLLTPALAQSDEDTIVVTGSPLERSTSDAVVGVSVLEDEALGRRMSGTLGETLQQVPGISATSFGAGASRPIIRGQGGDRIRILDNGIGSIDASSASPDHAVAVTPAMAERIEIIRGTALLRYGSSGAGGVVNVIDGRLPSRVPEDGLEGAVRLGLSTVNEGREAAGAVTGTIAELGGVTVVGHLDGNWREAEDYDIPGTAESVRQLMAEGEDIDEAERGTVENSFADADAYAGSLSFIGDRGFLAFGVKQSNTTYGVPGHEHEHGDEHSEEGDGVFIELDQTRYDLNGRLDLDGPFEAIKLFAGYADYTHTEFEAPGEPGTVFTNEGYEARLELIQRQRGGWRGASGYQVQHRDFAAIGDEAFVPPTTSDQWGVYSFQEYAIGDVSLEAAARFERTDHDAKGLAQNRGFDGISGSVGAIWQASDLLSVGGTLFRTERAPTTEELYSGGPHLATSQFELGDPTLDEEISRGVEAIFRLGNNVSHATVNLFYTEYDGYIYEAYTGGEEDGLPVYQFTAADAVFQGAEFEGHLHFGEWGAFELSTDLVADIVDADLEGAGDDILPRIPPFSATLGLNAEAEQWQLRAELEHAADRSDVTELELPTDGYSVVNVFADWSPSALPDGLTLSAALMNATDEEVRLHTSFLKDIAPQPGRNLRLSVRYAF; encoded by the coding sequence ATGAAACAGAAACTTGTTCTGTCGACGGCTGCGTGTGCAGTCGCAGTCCTCCTCACCCCTGCCCTTGCCCAATCCGATGAAGACACGATCGTTGTAACGGGCTCGCCTCTTGAACGGTCTACCAGTGACGCTGTGGTCGGCGTCTCGGTCCTCGAAGACGAGGCGCTCGGCCGCCGGATGTCCGGGACGCTCGGCGAAACGCTGCAACAGGTCCCCGGCATTTCAGCAACGTCATTTGGTGCTGGCGCCTCTCGTCCGATCATCCGGGGCCAGGGCGGTGACCGGATCCGTATCCTCGACAATGGTATCGGCTCTATCGACGCGTCTTCCGCCAGTCCCGACCATGCGGTCGCTGTAACCCCGGCCATGGCTGAGCGGATCGAAATCATCCGCGGCACGGCGCTTTTGCGCTATGGCAGTTCGGGTGCGGGCGGTGTCGTCAACGTTATCGACGGCCGCCTGCCGTCGCGCGTGCCTGAAGATGGACTGGAAGGCGCGGTTCGCCTCGGCCTGAGTACGGTGAATGAGGGCCGCGAGGCGGCGGGAGCCGTCACCGGTACGATAGCTGAGCTTGGTGGGGTAACCGTCGTTGGCCATCTCGACGGCAATTGGCGCGAAGCCGAAGACTACGACATTCCGGGCACCGCGGAATCAGTACGGCAGTTGATGGCCGAAGGCGAAGATATTGATGAGGCCGAGCGCGGGACGGTCGAGAACTCATTCGCCGATGCTGATGCCTATGCCGGATCGCTGTCTTTCATCGGAGATCGGGGCTTCCTCGCATTTGGCGTGAAGCAGTCGAACACGACCTATGGCGTGCCCGGCCATGAACATGAACATGGCGATGAGCACAGCGAAGAAGGCGATGGTGTCTTTATCGAGCTGGATCAGACCCGCTACGACCTGAATGGCCGACTTGATCTTGATGGCCCGTTCGAGGCCATCAAGCTCTTTGCGGGCTATGCAGACTATACCCACACGGAGTTCGAGGCTCCCGGTGAGCCCGGCACCGTCTTCACCAATGAAGGCTACGAAGCACGTCTGGAACTGATCCAGCGTCAACGCGGCGGCTGGCGCGGGGCGTCCGGCTACCAGGTTCAACACCGGGATTTTGCGGCGATTGGTGATGAGGCCTTCGTGCCCCCGACCACATCGGACCAATGGGGCGTCTACAGCTTCCAGGAATATGCGATCGGCGATGTCAGTCTGGAGGCCGCTGCCCGGTTTGAACGCACAGACCACGACGCCAAAGGCCTCGCCCAAAATCGCGGGTTTGACGGGATCAGCGGTTCGGTTGGTGCCATCTGGCAGGCCAGCGACCTGCTTTCAGTCGGCGGCACACTCTTCCGCACCGAGCGCGCGCCGACCACCGAGGAGCTTTACTCCGGCGGGCCACATCTGGCGACCAGTCAGTTCGAGCTGGGGGACCCGACGCTGGATGAAGAAATTTCCCGGGGCGTTGAGGCTATTTTCCGGCTTGGCAACAATGTCAGCCACGCGACCGTGAACCTGTTCTACACGGAATATGACGGCTACATCTACGAGGCTTACACAGGTGGCGAAGAAGATGGCCTGCCTGTCTATCAGTTCACGGCCGCCGATGCCGTCTTCCAAGGGGCCGAGTTTGAGGGCCATCTGCATTTCGGTGAGTGGGGCGCGTTCGAGTTGAGCACGGATCTGGTCGCGGATATCGTTGATGCCGATCTGGAGGGCGCGGGCGATGATATTCTGCCGCGTATACCGCCATTCTCAGCAACTCTCGGCCTGAATGCGGAAGCGGAGCAATGGCAGTTGCGGGCCGAGCTCGAGCATGCTGCTGACCGGTCTGACGTGACCGAGCTGGAACTGCCGACCGATGGATATTCGGTCGTCAATGTGTTTGCTGACTGGTCGCCCAGTGCCCTGCCCGACGGCCTGACCCTCAGCGCGGCGCTGATGAACGCGACCGACGAAGAGGTTCGGCTGCACACTTCGTTCCTCAAGGACATCGCACCACAGCCCGGTCGTAATCTGAGACTGTCAGTCCGCTACGCGTTCTGA
- a CDS encoding 16S rRNA (uracil(1498)-N(3))-methyltransferase, producing MAKPPPRLFVGDDLREGIQLPLSKEHAHYLGTVLRLVEGSDILLFNGRDGEWRASIGQLGRKGGEAALLNRTRTQTDLPAISLWFAPLKKGPTDLVVQKATELGVTTIQPVITARTNSDRFKTDRAHTIATEAAEQSERLDLPDIRDPLPLAKALAERDGAHLIFCDEAGDDPEERWGGAGGRGQAALLALQAAPPGPAIILIGPEGGFTPEERALVRQSENSTAISLGALILKAETAAITAVALWQAVCGHARP from the coding sequence GTGGCGAAACCGCCGCCTCGGCTATTTGTTGGCGACGATCTGAGAGAGGGGATTCAGCTTCCTCTCTCCAAAGAGCATGCTCACTATCTTGGCACCGTCCTGCGCCTGGTCGAGGGGTCGGATATTCTCCTGTTCAATGGTCGCGACGGTGAGTGGCGGGCGTCGATAGGCCAGCTTGGTCGCAAGGGCGGAGAGGCGGCGCTGCTGAACCGGACGAGGACCCAGACAGATCTACCAGCGATTTCGCTCTGGTTTGCGCCCCTGAAAAAAGGTCCCACGGACCTTGTCGTTCAGAAGGCGACGGAACTGGGGGTCACCACAATCCAGCCTGTGATCACAGCGCGCACCAATTCTGATCGGTTCAAGACCGACCGCGCCCACACCATCGCGACAGAAGCCGCCGAGCAGTCCGAGCGGCTCGACCTCCCAGATATCCGAGACCCTTTGCCCTTGGCAAAAGCGCTGGCCGAACGGGATGGTGCGCATCTCATCTTCTGTGATGAGGCGGGTGATGATCCGGAAGAACGGTGGGGCGGGGCTGGTGGACGCGGGCAAGCTGCACTGCTGGCCCTGCAAGCCGCTCCGCCAGGACCTGCGATCATCCTCATTGGCCCTGAAGGCGGGTTCACGCCCGAAGAACGCGCGCTTGTTCGCCAGTCAGAGAACAGCACCGCCATCTCTCTCGGCGCGCTCATCCTCAAAGCAGAAACTGCGGCGATTACGGCCGTGGCGCTATGGCAGGCGGTCTGTGGACATGCGCGTCCATAA